The Maridesulfovibrio salexigens DSM 2638 region TCGCAAAAGGTAGAAGGATGCGCCGTGGTCCTGCCGGACACGTCTTTGCTCCTGCCCGTAATGCATCATTTGCCTGAACAGGACATCAACATCAGTATGGGCTATCCACTGGAGCGCTCCGCTCTGAACGGACTGGTGGAAGCCGTCCTCAAATTGCAGGAGAACCGCAACGGGCGAACCTTTTACTGGAAAGACATTCTGGCCTTGATCCGCCACCCGTACTTGAAAATGCTGGAAGTAAACGGCGATCAGCCTCTGCGAACCATCTTCCACCAATGGGAAAATGCACTGCGTCATGGCGCACCCTACGCTGATGTGACCGATTTCGTTCCGGTGTACAGTGACGATAACGGCAATCTCGTCGATAACCCGGAAACCACAGAAGAACTGCGTTCCGAAGCAGTGCAGATCTGCATTGACGGATTTAAGGATATCGAGACCCTTTCCGAACTGGCAGACAGTCTGCAAGCCATGTCTGAAATGCTCCGCCAGCGCGGTGGCACCCTTTGGAATCGTTATCTTCTGGACTCCGAATGTTTGTTCCGATTGATGAATGAAGTTATTCCCGAACTGCGCGAAAGCTCCATCAGTAATGAAATCTTCGGACAGTCACTCTGCTTTTCCATTTTCAGGCAGCTACTGTCATCGCAACGCGTATCCTTTGAACCGGACCCCATCTCCGGCATGCAGGTGCTTGGTATGCTTGAAAGCCGTCTGCTCAACTTCAAGCGTACTTTCATCCTTGATACCGTAGATGAGAAGCTTCCCGGCACCGATCCTTACGATCCCCTGCTCCCCGACCAATTGCGCCATCTACTGGACCTGCCCGATTCTAGGGAAAGGGAATCTGTCGCGACCTACAACTTTTACCGTTTGATCATGGGCAGCGAAGAATCCTGCATCTTTTACCAGAGCGGCGTGCAGCCCGGATTACTCGATTCCAAATCAATCCGTTCCCGGTTTGTGGAGCAGTTGCTTTGGGAAATTGAGCAGCAACGCAAGGAAATCATCACTCCGGGCGAGGAGTTCCCTCTCAAGGCAGTCAATTTTCCGGTAGGGGCAATTGTTAATAATCCGGCGGCCATTCCTAAAGAACCGTTGCAGGATAAACTGGAAAACCTGCTCAAATTCAAAGGGCTGTCGCCTTCGGCAATTGATTGCTACGTAGGCTGTCCCAAACTTTTCTTCTTCCGTTATCTCTCTAATGTACGCGAAAGTGTAACGGTAGATCAGGACGGTGACCGCGCCGGATTCGGTGATCTGATCCACTCAGTGCTCAAGGACTTTCTTGAACCGCACCTGAATAAAGAGATATGCGGCAAGGATCTAGACGCGCAGGCATTGCAGGATTTATTCATGCTCCGACTGGAAAGGGATTCGCTCTATCCCAACCTCGCCTATGATATAAAAAAATCCCTTGAGCAGGCTGGCAAAAACAGGCTGGCCTTGTTTCTCAAAAGCCTAAAGCCTACCAAAATAGTTGAGCTGGAATCTGACTCACAAGCCGAACTTGAAATGGATGATTTCAGCGTCAGGATTCATGGCCGTGTTGACCGGGTCGATGAACGGGCTGGTGAACGTTACGTGCTGGACTACAAGACCGGACGGCTGCACCTGCCCCGCAAATCCTTCTGGGAAGATGAAAACATCTGGGGTCCGCTGCTCGATGATCCGCAAGCTATCTACCATGACGGCACACCTTTTCTTGAGATGATCAAAAATTCAGCGGACAGCCTGCAACTTCCCCTTTATCTGCTGATGGACCATCACACTTCCGGGGAACTGCCAAGGCAGGCGGCACTGGTGGAATTAGTCACCGATGGACGGGAAATGGGATTATTCGACTCCAAAACCGGGGATGAAGAGCGCGAAGAGATAATTGAAACCAAAATTCCGGCCCTGACTAAGGTAATCATCAACAATATGCTGCAAGA contains the following coding sequences:
- a CDS encoding PD-(D/E)XK nuclease family protein; its protein translation is MNNKPIQIISWKEDFIENLATTIINDSDGDLSKVTVIVPHHRPARYLKKALAASEQLPKPCILPEIYSFSDFVSSLIPKLTAEFPRKIGKLDQVGLLFNIIEKLRNESTGMLAKMPTDLQLFFPWGTRLASLLEDLLRQDIKPRNLTMLQGEVLEWAAALLEELEIIFVRYMEELEKRGWTTSGLENRTLVENFNGLDDILKDRQLYLAGFYGVSGVEDMFFRYLWDNLGLQVIWHSDPGLAAGRKGHFAVREHRLWLQNWKAEAVSDHSANGSCQLPELKFFEGFDRHSQLSAMREELCSQKVEGCAVVLPDTSLLLPVMHHLPEQDINISMGYPLERSALNGLVEAVLKLQENRNGRTFYWKDILALIRHPYLKMLEVNGDQPLRTIFHQWENALRHGAPYADVTDFVPVYSDDNGNLVDNPETTEELRSEAVQICIDGFKDIETLSELADSLQAMSEMLRQRGGTLWNRYLLDSECLFRLMNEVIPELRESSISNEIFGQSLCFSIFRQLLSSQRVSFEPDPISGMQVLGMLESRLLNFKRTFILDTVDEKLPGTDPYDPLLPDQLRHLLDLPDSRERESVATYNFYRLIMGSEESCIFYQSGVQPGLLDSKSIRSRFVEQLLWEIEQQRKEIITPGEEFPLKAVNFPVGAIVNNPAAIPKEPLQDKLENLLKFKGLSPSAIDCYVGCPKLFFFRYLSNVRESVTVDQDGDRAGFGDLIHSVLKDFLEPHLNKEICGKDLDAQALQDLFMLRLERDSLYPNLAYDIKKSLEQAGKNRLALFLKSLKPTKIVELESDSQAELEMDDFSVRIHGRVDRVDERAGERYVLDYKTGRLHLPRKSFWEDENIWGPLLDDPQAIYHDGTPFLEMIKNSADSLQLPLYLLMDHHTSGELPRQAALVELVTDGREMGLFDSKTGDEEREEIIETKIPALTKVIINNMLQEDSFKPIRSNMCQWCAYREACGS